From a region of the Pukyongiella litopenaei genome:
- a CDS encoding ABC transporter permease — MRRNPTIPLLALGVPVLALASLMIGADTIALADLLHDPQARLLIVAGRLPRTIAAILTGAALAAAGLIMQILSRNRFVEPATAGTAQSAALGIVLVTLLAPGWGLPAKMMAAILAALAGTAGFLALVSRLPVHQPLLVPLTGLVYGGVIGAAVSFTAYEADLLQYVDIWTNGEFSAVVRGRYEMLWVAAGAAALTYAAADQLTIVGLGRDTAINLGLGYRQVMALGLLAVSVVTAVTVVTVGLVPFVGLVVPNIVSRICGDNLRRSLPLVALTGAGLVLGCDILGRIVRHPHEVPVGTVMGIVGAVTFLWLLNARRSDAR, encoded by the coding sequence ATGAGGCGCAACCCGACAATTCCGCTGCTTGCGCTCGGGGTGCCGGTTCTGGCGCTGGCGTCGCTGATGATCGGCGCCGATACCATCGCACTGGCCGACCTGCTGCATGACCCCCAGGCCCGCCTGCTGATCGTGGCGGGCCGCCTGCCGCGCACGATCGCGGCGATCCTGACCGGTGCCGCGCTGGCGGCGGCCGGACTGATCATGCAGATCCTCAGCCGCAACCGGTTCGTCGAACCGGCAACCGCCGGCACCGCGCAAAGCGCGGCGCTGGGGATCGTCCTCGTCACGCTGCTCGCCCCCGGATGGGGCCTGCCGGCCAAGATGATGGCGGCGATCCTGGCCGCGCTGGCGGGCACTGCCGGGTTTCTCGCGCTGGTGTCGCGCCTGCCGGTTCACCAACCGCTGCTCGTGCCGCTGACCGGGCTGGTCTATGGCGGCGTGATCGGCGCGGCGGTGTCGTTCACCGCCTACGAAGCGGACCTGCTGCAATATGTCGATATCTGGACCAACGGTGAATTCTCGGCTGTCGTGCGCGGCCGCTACGAGATGCTGTGGGTGGCCGCCGGGGCGGCCGCGCTGACCTATGCGGCGGCCGATCAGCTGACCATCGTCGGGCTGGGCCGGGACACGGCGATCAACCTCGGGCTGGGCTACCGGCAGGTCATGGCGCTGGGGCTGCTGGCGGTATCGGTGGTGACGGCGGTGACGGTGGTGACGGTGGGTCTGGTTCCTTTCGTGGGGCTGGTCGTGCCCAATATCGTCAGCCGGATATGCGGCGACAACCTGCGCCGGTCGCTGCCGCTGGTGGCGCTGACCGGGGCCGGGCTGGTGCTGGGCTGCGACATCCTGGGACGGATCGTGCGCCATCCGCATGAGGTGCCGGTCGGCACGGTGATGGGCATCGTCGGCGCCGTGACCTTTCTGTGGCTCCTGAACGCGCGGCGGTCCGATGCCCGCTAG
- a CDS encoding siderophore ABC transporter substrate-binding protein produces MKFAALLAAALAAAVPVSAAQVTVHSAAGEATVQAPPDRVAVYDIPALDTLQALGVPVGATVRQVYVDYLEPSRASAEMVGTLFEPDYEALHAYGPDLIIVGQRSTGLAGDLTRIGPVMDASFAPDAHLAQVLASFDRYAELFDRAPEAASLKDTLAARIDAARAAVTGAGSALIVMTNGPKISTFGPGSRFGWLHGELGLDPAVTDIADASHGEAISFEYIARADPDWLIVLDRTAAIGQTGQGARDVLDNDLVRGTRAWSAGQVVYLDPAAMYIAAGGHQATMRVLGQIIDAFE; encoded by the coding sequence ATGAAATTTGCCGCTCTTCTCGCCGCCGCGCTGGCTGCCGCGGTGCCGGTCTCGGCCGCGCAGGTCACCGTGCATTCGGCAGCGGGTGAGGCAACCGTGCAAGCCCCGCCGGACCGGGTGGCGGTCTATGACATTCCCGCGCTGGACACGTTGCAGGCGCTGGGGGTGCCGGTGGGCGCGACCGTGCGGCAGGTCTATGTCGATTACCTCGAGCCGTCCCGCGCGTCCGCCGAGATGGTCGGCACGCTGTTCGAACCCGACTACGAGGCGCTGCACGCCTATGGCCCGGACCTGATCATCGTGGGGCAGCGCAGCACAGGGCTTGCCGGGGATCTCACCCGGATCGGCCCGGTCATGGACGCATCCTTTGCCCCCGACGCGCATCTGGCGCAGGTGCTGGCCTCGTTTGACCGATACGCGGAGTTGTTCGACCGCGCGCCCGAGGCGGCAAGCCTGAAGGACACCCTGGCCGCGAGGATCGACGCGGCACGCGCGGCGGTGACCGGCGCGGGCAGCGCCCTGATCGTGATGACCAACGGGCCGAAAATCTCGACCTTCGGCCCCGGATCGCGCTTTGGCTGGCTGCATGGCGAACTGGGGCTGGACCCGGCCGTGACGGACATTGCCGACGCTTCCCATGGCGAAGCGATCTCGTTTGAATACATCGCCCGTGCCGATCCGGACTGGCTGATCGTTCTCGACCGGACGGCGGCCATCGGCCAGACCGGGCAGGGGGCGCGGGACGTGCTGGACAACGATCTGGTGCGCGGCACCCGGGCCTGGAGCGCGGGGCAGGTGGTCTATCTCGACCCGGCCGCGATGTATATCGCCGCGGGCGGCCACCAGGCGACCATGCGCGTGCTCGGGCAGATCATCGACGCGTTTGAATGA
- a CDS encoding iron chelate uptake ABC transporter family permease subunit produces MPARRLAILGALMAAACVLYLTWGARGGDLGFVIGFRTGKLAALVTVAIAVALSTLLFQTVTGNRILTPSIMGFDALFLLIRTTLVWALGATAYAALDPGLFFLAQAAIMMAAALLLFGVMLRGGQRDLNRLVLSGVVLGIGLRSLTAFLQRMIDPNAFAVIQATSFARFNRIEQDGLLIAAVTVAISAAAIWRWHRVLDAMELGRETAIGLGVEYDRMVRRALLVVAALVSVSTALAGPMVFVGLLVVSLARVALPTHRNAVLIPGAVMVAVLLLVLGQTVFERVLSLQSTLSIAIEFFGGLVFLTLIFRRSRS; encoded by the coding sequence ATGCCCGCTAGGCGACTGGCGATCCTCGGTGCTCTCATGGCGGCGGCCTGCGTGCTCTACCTGACATGGGGCGCGCGCGGCGGCGACCTCGGCTTTGTGATCGGGTTCCGGACCGGCAAGCTGGCCGCGCTGGTGACCGTGGCCATCGCCGTGGCCTTGTCCACGCTGCTGTTCCAGACCGTCACCGGCAACCGCATCCTGACGCCGTCGATCATGGGGTTCGACGCGCTGTTCCTGCTGATCCGGACGACCCTGGTCTGGGCCCTGGGCGCCACCGCCTACGCGGCGCTGGATCCCGGCCTGTTCTTTCTCGCGCAGGCCGCGATCATGATGGCGGCGGCACTGCTGCTCTTCGGGGTGATGCTGCGCGGCGGACAGCGCGATCTGAACCGGCTGGTGCTGTCGGGCGTCGTGCTGGGGATCGGCCTGCGCAGCCTGACGGCGTTCCTGCAGCGCATGATCGACCCCAACGCCTTTGCCGTGATCCAGGCCACCAGTTTTGCGCGGTTCAACCGTATCGAACAGGACGGGCTGCTGATCGCCGCCGTCACCGTCGCGATCTCGGCGGCGGCGATCTGGCGCTGGCACCGGGTGCTGGACGCGATGGAGCTTGGCCGCGAGACGGCAATCGGCCTCGGCGTCGAGTATGACCGGATGGTCCGGCGCGCGCTGCTGGTGGTGGCGGCGCTGGTTTCGGTGTCCACCGCGCTCGCCGGGCCGATGGTCTTTGTCGGTCTGCTGGTCGTCAGCCTGGCGCGGGTCGCGCTGCCCACCCACCGCAACGCGGTCCTGATCCCCGGCGCGGTCATGGTCGCGGTTCTGCTGCTGGTTCTGGGGCAGACCGTGTTCGAACGGGTGCTGTCGCTGCAGAGCACGCTGAGCATCGCCATCGAGTTTTTCGGCGGGCTCGTTTTCCTGACCCTGATCTTCCGAAGGAGCCGGTCGTGA
- a CDS encoding MotA/TolQ/ExbB proton channel family protein has product MTTPTTFRHVLIGWSAAALLAVIPAPAPAQQSAVPSLDAQAPAAPALPDTETAGGAGLSDTPAPDAAPDATPAGAGADPVDAGAGEAPPPEISLTEPYFDMVRDRLPERFHDEADWAQSAADKSGRFLRDGGPTIWAIAALSVITVAIILWKIWRLALVGAWSKGRARKAVDIYAAGQPAAAADIVEGRRGVRSRVVRAAIAARADKPAELAREETARVARHELAEAATGLRALELIATIAPLLGLLGTVLGMIAAFQALQESGSRADPSMLAGGIWEALLTTAAGMAVAIPASAGLTWFESVIDRMRRDIEDAVTRIFVSDTRTTPDDDGADYGADPAAPLAAE; this is encoded by the coding sequence ATGACGACGCCAACCACGTTCCGCCACGTTCTGATCGGCTGGAGTGCCGCCGCGCTGCTGGCGGTGATCCCGGCACCCGCGCCGGCGCAGCAATCCGCCGTGCCGTCGCTCGACGCGCAGGCCCCGGCGGCGCCCGCGCTGCCTGATACCGAAACCGCAGGCGGCGCCGGTTTGAGTGACACGCCCGCACCCGATGCCGCGCCTGACGCCACCCCGGCCGGGGCAGGCGCCGACCCCGTTGATGCGGGCGCCGGGGAGGCGCCGCCGCCCGAGATTTCCTTGACAGAGCCCTATTTCGACATGGTTCGTGACCGCCTGCCCGAGCGCTTCCATGACGAGGCCGACTGGGCGCAGAGCGCCGCCGACAAATCGGGGCGGTTCCTCCGCGATGGCGGCCCGACCATCTGGGCGATCGCGGCCCTTTCGGTGATCACCGTCGCCATCATCCTGTGGAAGATCTGGCGCCTGGCGCTGGTCGGGGCCTGGTCCAAGGGGCGCGCGCGCAAGGCCGTCGATATCTACGCGGCAGGGCAACCCGCAGCGGCGGCTGATATCGTCGAGGGGCGCCGGGGCGTGCGGTCCCGCGTGGTGCGCGCCGCGATTGCCGCACGCGCCGACAAGCCCGCCGAACTGGCCCGCGAGGAAACCGCCCGTGTCGCGAGGCATGAACTGGCCGAGGCCGCGACCGGCCTGCGGGCGCTCGAACTGATCGCCACGATCGCGCCGCTGCTGGGCCTGCTGGGCACCGTGCTGGGCATGATCGCCGCCTTCCAGGCGCTGCAGGAAAGCGGCAGCCGCGCCGATCCCTCGATGCTGGCCGGCGGTATCTGGGAGGCGCTGCTGACAACGGCGGCGGGCATGGCGGTGGCGATCCCGGCCAGCGCGGGGCTGACCTGGTTCGAATCGGTGATCGACCGCATGCGCCGGGATATCGAGGATGCGGTGACGCGGATTTTCGTGTCGGACACCCGAACCACGCCCGATGACGACGGGGCTGATTACGGGGCCGATCCCGCCGCGCCTCTGGCCGCCGAGTGA
- a CDS encoding ExbD/TolR family protein: MISLAQPRKSRRPSLTPMIDVVFLLLVFFMLASRFGMDQVLPLPLAGGGGTYDGPPRLIDIAPQGLRLNGSEIAEAALPDALAPLMTTPSDVLILRGRDGADVQRIVSVADILTAAGFRSIVLVE, from the coding sequence ATGATCTCGCTTGCGCAGCCCCGCAAATCCCGCCGGCCCAGCCTGACGCCGATGATCGACGTGGTGTTCCTTCTGCTCGTGTTTTTCATGCTCGCGTCGCGTTTCGGGATGGATCAGGTGCTGCCGCTGCCGCTGGCCGGGGGCGGCGGCACCTATGACGGCCCGCCCCGGCTGATCGACATCGCGCCGCAGGGGCTGCGTCTCAACGGCAGCGAAATCGCGGAGGCGGCGCTGCCGGATGCACTGGCGCCGCTGATGACGACACCGTCCGACGTGTTGATCCTGCGCGGGCGCGACGGGGCCGACGTGCAGCGGATCGTTTCCGTCGCCGACATCCTGACGGCCGCCGGGTTCCGGTCGATCGTTCTGGTGGAGTGA
- a CDS encoding ABC transporter ATP-binding protein produces MISVRNLSYAVGGTPILSEVTVDIVPGRITALIGPNGAGKSTLLAQMARLLRPDTGNVTLDGTDVHQVPTGDLARRLAILRQEQGQPSRMTVRELVGFGRFPHHRGRVTARDRTHVDTALERLSLTEFAGRYFDTLSGGQKQRVLIAMVLCQDTEVVLLDEPMNNLDPAQVQVVMGAVDHMSQALGKTVVVVLHDLNHAAGLASQVVAMKAGRVFAKGETDRILNRPLLERLYDAAFDVLRHDGRPIVVPKAGNDVSPALNVCP; encoded by the coding sequence GTGATCTCAGTGCGCAACCTGTCCTATGCCGTCGGCGGCACCCCGATCCTGAGCGAGGTCACGGTCGATATCGTGCCGGGCCGCATCACCGCGCTGATCGGACCGAACGGCGCGGGAAAATCCACGCTGCTGGCGCAGATGGCGCGGCTGTTGCGGCCCGATACCGGCAACGTGACGCTGGACGGCACCGACGTGCACCAGGTGCCCACCGGCGACCTGGCCCGCCGGCTGGCGATCCTGCGGCAGGAACAGGGGCAACCCAGCCGCATGACCGTGCGCGAACTGGTCGGGTTCGGCCGGTTTCCGCACCACCGGGGCCGGGTGACGGCGCGGGACCGCACCCATGTCGACACCGCGCTGGAACGGCTGTCGCTGACCGAATTTGCCGGGCGCTATTTCGACACGCTGTCGGGTGGGCAGAAACAGCGGGTCCTGATCGCGATGGTCCTGTGCCAGGACACCGAGGTGGTCCTGCTGGACGAACCCATGAACAATCTCGACCCGGCCCAGGTGCAGGTGGTCATGGGCGCGGTCGATCACATGTCGCAGGCCCTGGGCAAGACGGTGGTCGTCGTGCTGCACGATCTCAACCACGCCGCCGGGCTGGCATCGCAGGTCGTCGCCATGAAAGCCGGACGGGTGTTTGCCAAAGGTGAAACCGACCGGATCCTGAACCGGCCGCTGCTGGAACGGCTCTACGATGCCGCATTCGACGTGCTGCGCCATGACGGTCGGCCGATCGTGGTGCCGAAGGCGGGCAATGATGTTTCGCCCGCGCTGAACGTCTGCCCCTGA
- a CDS encoding aspartate aminotransferase family protein, with amino-acid sequence MSHIFPRHTLIQPPRIAGGDGVYLIDADGKRYLDGSGGAAVSCLGHSDRKVLDAIKAQLDRIAFAHTGFFTSDPAEELADRLIALAPEGLERVYLVSGGSEAVEAALKLARQYFIETGQPQRRHVIARQQSYHGNTLGALATGGNRWRRAPFAPLLMETHHVSPCYAYRGQQPGETADAYGLRLAREFESKLEELGPDTVMAFVAEPVVGATLGAVPAVPGYFKAIREVCDRHGVLLILDEVMCGMGRTGTLFACEQDGVRPDICAIAKGLGAGYQPIGAMLCSGTIYEAIAAGSGFFQHGHTYMGHPTACAAALAVLGRLTDDGIAADVAPRGDRLRAALEDRFGQHPHVGDIRGRGLFLGLELVADRENRTPFDPARKVNARVKRAAFEAGLVCYPMGGTIDGQRGDHVLLAPPFILDEDQTGELVDKLGVAIREATGA; translated from the coding sequence ATGAGCCATATTTTTCCCCGCCACACCCTGATCCAGCCCCCCCGCATCGCCGGCGGCGACGGGGTGTATCTGATCGACGCCGATGGCAAACGGTATCTCGACGGGTCGGGCGGCGCTGCGGTGTCCTGCCTGGGGCATTCGGACCGCAAGGTGCTCGATGCGATCAAGGCCCAGCTCGACCGGATCGCCTTTGCCCATACCGGTTTTTTCACCTCCGATCCGGCCGAGGAACTGGCCGACCGCCTGATCGCGCTGGCGCCCGAGGGGCTGGAGCGGGTCTATCTGGTGTCCGGCGGCTCCGAGGCGGTGGAGGCGGCGCTGAAACTGGCGCGGCAGTATTTCATCGAGACCGGCCAGCCGCAGCGCCGGCACGTCATCGCCCGCCAGCAGAGCTATCATGGCAACACGCTGGGGGCGCTGGCCACCGGCGGCAACCGATGGCGGCGCGCGCCCTTTGCGCCGCTGCTGATGGAAACCCACCATGTTTCGCCCTGCTACGCCTATCGCGGCCAGCAACCGGGCGAGACCGCCGACGCCTATGGCCTGCGTCTGGCGCGGGAATTCGAGAGCAAGCTGGAAGAGCTTGGCCCCGACACGGTGATGGCCTTTGTCGCCGAACCGGTTGTCGGCGCGACCCTTGGCGCGGTGCCCGCCGTGCCGGGCTATTTCAAGGCGATCCGCGAGGTGTGCGACCGCCATGGCGTGCTGCTGATCCTCGACGAGGTCATGTGCGGCATGGGCCGCACCGGGACGCTGTTTGCCTGCGAACAGGACGGCGTGCGCCCGGATATCTGCGCCATCGCCAAGGGGCTGGGGGCCGGATACCAGCCGATCGGCGCGATGCTGTGTTCCGGGACGATCTATGAGGCGATCGCGGCGGGCAGCGGTTTCTTCCAGCACGGGCATACCTATATGGGCCACCCCACCGCCTGCGCCGCCGCGCTGGCCGTGCTGGGCCGGCTGACCGACGACGGAATCGCCGCCGATGTTGCCCCGCGCGGCGACCGGCTGCGGGCGGCGCTCGAGGACCGGTTCGGCCAGCACCCGCATGTGGGCGACATCCGCGGGCGCGGGCTGTTTCTGGGGCTCGAACTGGTGGCCGATCGCGAAAACCGGACCCCGTTCGATCCCGCCCGCAAGGTAAACGCGCGGGTCAAGCGCGCGGCCTTCGAGGCCGGGCTGGTCTGCTATCCGATGGGCGGCACCATCGACGGCCAGCGCGGCGATCACGTCCTGCTGGCGCCGCCTTTCATCCTCGATGAGGACCAAACCGGCGAACTGGTCGACAAGCTCGGGGTGGCGATCCGCGAGGCCACCGGGGCCTGA
- a CDS encoding ExbD/TolR family protein: protein MQIDAPSRRPGQESIVPMINVVFLLLIFFLMTSQIAPPDPVEVTAPRSQSGGEPEAPGEDKLFVNADGVPHLGETSGDAVYAALAGRGPEADPLLLVVDRKLEAARLAEMLRRLTALGAARVELVVSPE from the coding sequence ATGCAGATCGACGCACCCTCCAGACGGCCGGGACAGGAAAGCATCGTGCCGATGATCAACGTGGTGTTCCTGCTGCTGATCTTCTTCCTGATGACCTCGCAGATCGCGCCGCCGGACCCGGTCGAGGTGACCGCGCCCAGGTCGCAATCGGGCGGCGAACCCGAAGCGCCCGGCGAGGACAAGCTGTTCGTGAATGCCGACGGGGTCCCGCATCTGGGCGAAACCAGCGGCGATGCGGTCTATGCCGCGCTCGCCGGGCGCGGCCCGGAGGCCGACCCGCTCCTGCTGGTCGTCGATCGCAAACTCGAGGCGGCCCGGCTCGCGGAGATGCTGCGCCGGCTGACCGCGCTGGGGGCGGCGCGGGTCGAACTCGTGGTGAGCCCGGAATGA
- a CDS encoding TonB-dependent receptor domain-containing protein — MRKTATGYLLASVAAIAAYPALADDESVLDPINVEAEKDKPGDVEIGERQLEELQPATLGQVFDGQTAVTGSNALPSAQKVFVHGIEESQLNVTIDGARTNKGAFHHAGNVLIDPFLLRSVTVTPGVATADAGPQALAGAIRYETLDARDLLATGQDFGARFRLNYADNGDTFYGSSTFYGRSGGFEYLLSYSGAQGDDYEDGDGSVVQGSAAALDSYVAKAAYTTATGKRFEFSADYTVDEGLRQYRPNFGGIVGTPTVLDTVKIDRTGYVLSYVDESPEGWLTPEVTLAWGEQGFENFERSGTMTTFNGKFQNRFLLGNGALVAGIDFFDDKAEGGDFGNQHAEKLRNIGLFAQADQSLTDALTLSYGGRYDYQWFTGSDGSKFDAGGLSGNVSLDYALASGLTLTAGLSSVFGGYALGEAAVINAHGTTWTYGGMETSRSNNARVGMSYVSGGFDVGAALFYTEIDGAQVLNSSDRSMAVDIESRGVDATIGYTYGRGAIRLNYTYADVTQDGSTPGTTNDYLSTPVGHLFGLQAVHQLSDEWRVGGTAEIALENDDTVGLIGGRGTKMYELPGYEAVNLFAVYEPKSVSNLSIRGEIRNLFDQTYQKRTANGAGQNDLIVPLNEPGRTFVLSATFLF; from the coding sequence ATGAGGAAAACTGCAACGGGATACCTGTTGGCATCCGTCGCCGCGATCGCGGCATATCCGGCACTGGCCGACGACGAATCGGTTCTGGACCCGATCAACGTCGAAGCTGAAAAAGATAAACCCGGCGATGTGGAGATCGGCGAACGGCAGCTCGAAGAACTGCAACCGGCCACGCTGGGTCAGGTGTTCGACGGCCAGACCGCTGTCACGGGCTCCAATGCGCTGCCATCGGCGCAGAAGGTGTTCGTGCACGGGATCGAGGAATCCCAGCTGAACGTCACCATTGACGGCGCCCGGACGAACAAGGGCGCGTTCCACCATGCCGGCAACGTGCTGATCGATCCGTTCCTGCTGCGCTCGGTCACGGTGACGCCGGGTGTCGCAACCGCCGATGCGGGGCCGCAGGCGCTGGCCGGGGCGATCCGCTACGAGACGCTGGATGCGCGCGACCTGCTGGCCACCGGCCAGGATTTCGGGGCGCGGTTCCGCCTGAACTATGCCGACAATGGCGACACCTTCTATGGCAGCAGCACCTTCTACGGGCGCAGCGGCGGGTTCGAATACCTGCTGAGCTATTCGGGCGCCCAGGGCGATGATTACGAGGACGGCGACGGCAGTGTCGTGCAGGGCAGCGCGGCGGCGCTCGATTCCTATGTCGCCAAGGCCGCCTATACCACGGCCACCGGCAAACGGTTCGAGTTTTCGGCCGATTACACGGTTGACGAAGGCCTGCGCCAGTACCGCCCCAATTTCGGCGGTATCGTCGGAACGCCCACGGTGCTGGACACGGTCAAGATCGACCGGACCGGCTATGTGCTGTCCTATGTGGATGAAAGCCCCGAAGGCTGGCTGACCCCCGAAGTCACGCTGGCCTGGGGTGAACAGGGGTTCGAGAACTTCGAACGCTCGGGCACGATGACCACGTTCAACGGCAAGTTCCAGAACCGGTTCCTGCTGGGCAACGGCGCCCTGGTCGCCGGGATCGATTTCTTTGACGACAAGGCCGAAGGCGGCGATTTCGGCAACCAGCACGCCGAGAAGCTGCGCAATATCGGCCTGTTTGCCCAGGCCGACCAGTCGCTGACCGACGCGCTGACGCTCTCTTACGGCGGGCGCTACGACTACCAGTGGTTCACCGGCTCGGACGGATCGAAATTCGACGCGGGCGGGCTCAGCGGAAATGTGTCGCTGGATTACGCGCTGGCCAGCGGGCTGACGCTGACGGCGGGTCTGTCCAGCGTGTTCGGCGGCTATGCGCTGGGTGAGGCGGCCGTGATCAATGCCCATGGCACCACCTGGACCTATGGCGGCATGGAAACCTCGCGGTCGAACAACGCCCGCGTGGGCATGAGCTATGTCTCGGGCGGCTTCGATGTCGGCGCGGCGCTGTTCTATACCGAGATCGACGGCGCGCAGGTGCTGAACAGCTCTGACCGCAGCATGGCGGTGGATATCGAATCCCGGGGCGTCGATGCCACCATCGGCTATACCTACGGCCGGGGGGCGATCCGGCTGAACTATACCTATGCCGATGTGACCCAGGACGGCAGCACGCCGGGCACCACCAACGACTATCTCAGCACCCCGGTCGGGCATCTGTTCGGGCTGCAGGCCGTGCATCAGCTCAGCGACGAATGGCGCGTGGGCGGCACCGCCGAGATCGCGCTGGAGAACGACGATACCGTCGGACTCATCGGCGGGCGCGGCACAAAGATGTACGAACTGCCGGGCTATGAGGCGGTCAACCTGTTTGCCGTCTACGAGCCGAAATCGGTCAGCAACCTGTCGATCCGGGGCGAGATCCGCAACCTGTTCGACCAGACCTACCAGAAGCGGACCGCGAACGGGGCTGGGCAGAACGATCTGATCGTTCCGCTCAACGAACCGGGCCGGACCTTCGTGCTGAGCGCGACCTTCCTCTTCTGA
- a CDS encoding TIGR02466 family protein — MTRTVRTIETEGGNDELRRDDYFPTLVFSSKLHDAETMNREILDAILEERKKDTKGIERSNFRSLGGWHSHNHLQKDPKFKRLTDRLHMMLAGVSDNLGYDKSRELKITTMWSITNPPLSSNRAHVHPGALWSGVYYVQAPEGAGQIEFTDPRTVTIMNSASFIPKQRRQVECWTKVKVKPVAGKMLFFPSWLYHSVEPNLAQGDGLESERIIISFNINQVKKPK, encoded by the coding sequence ATGACACGCACCGTTCGCACGATCGAGACCGAAGGCGGCAATGACGAGCTGCGCCGCGACGATTATTTTCCGACGCTCGTCTTTTCGTCCAAGCTGCATGACGCGGAAACGATGAACCGGGAAATCCTCGATGCGATCCTCGAAGAACGCAAGAAGGACACCAAGGGCATCGAACGGTCGAACTTCCGCAGCCTCGGCGGCTGGCACAGCCATAACCACCTGCAAAAAGACCCCAAGTTCAAGCGCTTGACCGACAGGCTTCACATGATGCTGGCGGGCGTGTCCGACAATCTGGGCTATGACAAGTCGCGCGAACTGAAGATCACCACCATGTGGTCGATCACCAACCCGCCGCTCAGTTCGAACCGCGCCCATGTTCACCCCGGCGCGCTGTGGAGCGGGGTCTATTATGTGCAGGCGCCCGAGGGCGCGGGCCAGATCGAGTTCACCGATCCGCGCACGGTCACGATCATGAATTCGGCCAGTTTCATCCCGAAACAGCGCCGCCAGGTGGAATGCTGGACCAAGGTGAAGGTCAAGCCGGTGGCCGGGAAAATGCTGTTCTTTCCCTCATGGCTCTATCACAGCGTCGAACCCAACCTGGCGCAGGGCGACGGGCTCGAAAGCGAACGCATCATCATCAGCTTCAACATCAACCAGGTGAAGAAACCCAAATAG
- a CDS encoding DUF2218 domain-containing protein codes for MLTNTAIMPTAHARKYLQQMCKHFAHKIEVAYSETDASCAFPFGKAQMFADDAALRFEVAAEDAENLDRARQVIESHILRFAFREKIEALDWQG; via the coding sequence ATGCTCACGAACACAGCCATCATGCCCACCGCACATGCCCGCAAATACCTGCAGCAGATGTGCAAACATTTCGCCCACAAGATCGAGGTCGCGTATTCCGAAACCGATGCCAGCTGCGCGTTTCCGTTTGGAAAGGCTCAGATGTTTGCCGATGACGCCGCGTTGCGGTTCGAGGTTGCCGCCGAGGACGCGGAAAACCTGGACCGGGCGCGGCAGGTGATCGAAAGCCACATCCTGCGCTTTGCCTTTCGCGAAAAGATCGAGGCGCTGGACTGGCAGGGCTGA
- a CDS encoding cell envelope integrity protein TolA, which yields MRKTVEFGVFGALAIGLHVVLMADYPEQGAEAGGAGGDALLTLVGATPQIETMVETWMRPPPAQPVVDPVQTLPEIERPLLPMSSVRLDEAPNSRLRLAAMIEPRPETPDKPEIDTAPPPPPEVEPDPPQVTADQRPRTRPERTPVKKPEQKPKKKAKPAERAQRASAGSAAQKAAGSGGSAQAGNSGKAATKTLSPGKEASLVATWGARIRSQVERRKRHPGGRAKGRVVLKISVARSGQLQSVSVRRSSGQPALDAAAVAAVKRAGRFPAAPKQLTKPVYGFSLPINFGR from the coding sequence ATGAGAAAAACGGTCGAATTCGGTGTGTTCGGTGCGCTCGCGATCGGGCTGCATGTGGTGCTGATGGCGGATTACCCCGAACAGGGCGCCGAGGCCGGAGGCGCGGGCGGGGACGCGTTGCTGACGCTGGTGGGCGCGACACCGCAGATCGAAACCATGGTCGAGACATGGATGCGCCCGCCGCCCGCGCAACCGGTTGTCGATCCGGTCCAGACCCTGCCCGAGATTGAACGGCCGCTGCTGCCGATGTCCTCGGTGCGGCTGGACGAGGCGCCGAATTCCCGGCTCAGGCTGGCGGCCATGATCGAGCCGCGCCCCGAGACACCGGACAAGCCGGAAATCGATACCGCGCCACCGCCACCGCCAGAGGTCGAACCCGACCCGCCGCAGGTGACTGCCGATCAGCGCCCCCGGACACGTCCCGAGCGCACACCCGTCAAGAAGCCCGAGCAGAAGCCCAAGAAGAAGGCAAAACCCGCCGAGCGCGCTCAGCGTGCCTCGGCGGGATCGGCGGCTCAGAAGGCGGCGGGGTCGGGCGGGTCGGCACAGGCCGGAAACAGCGGCAAGGCCGCCACGAAAACACTGTCGCCCGGCAAGGAGGCGAGCCTGGTTGCCACATGGGGCGCCCGGATCCGGTCGCAGGTCGAACGGCGCAAACGCCATCCCGGCGGGCGCGCCAAGGGCCGGGTTGTGCTGAAGATCTCGGTGGCGCGCAGCGGCCAGCTGCAATCTGTATCCGTGCGCCGGTCCTCGGGGCAGCCCGCGCTCGATGCCGCCGCCGTGGCGGCGGTCAAGCGCGCCGGGCGGTTCCCGGCGGCGCCCAAACAGCTGACAAAGCCGGTCTACGGCTTTTCGCTGCCGATCAATTTCGGGCGCTAG